Within the Pseudomonas chlororaphis subsp. aurantiaca genome, the region GCGCCACCTGGCTCAACGAGGTCGCCAGCGGCTGGGCGGGCAGGGCGAAGGCGAACGATTCGGCCTGAATCTGCGCCTGGCACTGCAGGCTGAACGCCAGGCAGGCGGCGAGCAAGGTCGGACGCGAACAGATGAGCTGCAAGTGATAAGGCACGCGAAACATGAAATCCCCCGGAGCGGCGACAAAGGCCAGAAAAGGTGTGCGTAAACAACGCAGACCGGAGGAAGACGTGTCAGTAAGCTAAAACCTCATATGCGAATGCAAAATATTCGCATATGGGTTTTCAGCGCCGGGCTTCGATGCGCACGCGGCCGTCGGCCAGGGCCACGGTTTTCACCGGAATCAGGGCTGGCAGGGCCTTGATCAGGGCGTCCGGATCCTGCACATCGAGGTTGCCCGAGACCTTGAAGTTGCCCAGGGCGCCGTCGGCCAATAGCACGGGCTGGCGGCGATAGAGGTTCAACTCGTCCACCAGGCTGGCCAGGTCGCGATTGCGAAAGGCCAGGTGGCCGCCGCGCCAGTCGGCGACCTCGGCGACGTTCACGGGCTGTTCCCGCAGGGCGCCGCTGGCGTAGTCATAGATCCCGCGCTGGCGGGCGCCGAGCAGCAGCGAATCGGGCTTTTGTTCGTCGGGAACGAACGCCACCTGGCCATGGGCAACGCTGACCACCAGTTGTTTCTCGCCGCGACGCACATCGAAGCCGGTGCCGACCACCCGCACCCGGGCCGCGCCGGAGTGCACCCACAGCGGCCGTTCCTTGTCGGCGGCGACTTCCAGGTACAGCTGGCCCTGGTCCAGATAGAGGTTGCGTTGTTGCGCCGTGAAGTCGATGCGCAGGCGGGTATTGGCGTTGACGTACAGGGTGCTGCCATCGGGCAGGTTGAAGCTGCGCATGCCCTGGTCCTGGGCGGCGATCTGTTGCGAATAGATCGCCGGCGGGGCGCCCAGCTCGATGGCCAGCAGTGCGCAGACCAGCGCAGCGGCCACCGCCAGGGCCGGGCGCCAGCGCGGCTTTTTGCGCAG harbors:
- a CDS encoding FecR family protein, giving the protein MTRPHDTEQQIDSIDAQAAGWFTRNRNDRSQATRDAFAAWSSEPAHARAYAEFERLWADLAELEPLNRPTPLPLRKKPRWRPALAVAAALVCALLAIELGAPPAIYSQQIAAQDQGMRSFNLPDGSTLYVNANTRLRIDFTAQQRNLYLDQGQLYLEVAADKERPLWVHSGAARVRVVGTGFDVRRGEKQLVVSVAHGQVAFVPDEQKPDSLLLGARQRGIYDYASGALREQPVNVAEVADWRGGHLAFRNRDLASLVDELNLYRRQPVLLADGALGNFKVSGNLDVQDPDALIKALPALIPVKTVALADGRVRIEARR